The Acidimicrobiales bacterium sequence TGGGTCGACAGATCGAGGGCGACCGCGTGCACGGGCTGACCCCCGAGGAGCTCGAGGACATGCTCCGCCAGATGGGGTTGACGGAGCCGTGGGTCCGACCGCCGCTCCCGCTGGTGGACGCGAACGAAGACGTCATCGACGTCATCGAGGCCCAGCCGGACCAGGCGAGCCTCACCAACCGGTATCTCGAACAGGCCCTCCGGTTCATCCGCCGGGAGACCTCGGCCCAGACCCCCTTCTTCCTGTACCTCGCGCACATGTACGTCCACCTGCCGATCTATGTGCAGGAACGGTTCAAGAAGGCCTCGCAGAACGGTGACTATGGCGCGGCGGTCGAGTGCGTCGACTGGGTGACCGGCGTGATCCTCGCCGAACTCGAGCGGCTCGGGATCGACGACGACACGGTCGTGGTGTTCACCAGCGACAACGGCGCGCTCGCCGTCGAGAGCGGTGGGTCCGGCTCGAACGCGCCCCTCCGCGGGTCGAAGGGGTCCACGTGGGAGGGCGGGCAGCGCGTGCCCGGGATCATCCGTTGGCCCGGCACGATCGCACCCGGCGAAGCGCACGAAGTCGCCAGCCAGATGGACCTCTACCCCACGCTCGCGAACATCTGCGGTGCCACCGTTCCCGCCGACCGCATCATCGACGGTCACGACCTGTCTCCGCGGCTCGGCCTCCGTTCCGGTGAGGACGAGCCCGATGACGAGCGGCCGTTCTTCTACTTCGCCGGTCCGTCGATCGAGGCGGTTCGGCAGGGACGCTGGAAGCTCCACGTGCGCAAGCAGGGCGACGACACGATCCAGCTCTACGACCTCGAGTCCGACATCGCCGAGGCAACGGACGTCGCCGACGACCACCCGGACGTGGTGGCGGAGCTCACGACGCTCATCGACGAGGCCCGCGCCGATCTCGGCCACGAGATTGCCGGGATTGCGGGCCCCGGGCTCCGGCCGATCGGCAAGGTCGACAACCCGGTCACGCTGACCGAGTTCGATCCGGACCACCCCTACTTCATGGCCGAGTACGACCTCGCCGATCGCGGCTGACCTCTCGTCCCCGCGGCGCCGGCGCGCACGATGAATTAGACCGGTGCCCATGACGTGTGAGCACTGTGAGTCGCGAAACACGTGTGCGTGCCCGGCCGGGCGGGAGGTGTGCTCGGTGGGAGGCGCATGTCCCTGCGGACCGGGATGCCCCTGCCCGACGCCCGAAGCGGAGCTCCCCGAGCCGAAGTGCCGCAGGTGCCCGGCGCCGGTGTTCTGCGGTCCCGGGGCATCCTCCTCGGCGCGGTGGTCTGGCTGGGCCTGTTCTTCCTGGTCTTCTGGTGGTGGGAGAAGACACCGCTCGTCTCCGTGGCGCTGCTGCTCTCGGTCCTGATCCTCGTCTTCTGGATCGTCCTCATGCTCGGCTACTTCGGCCGCTGGGGGCGCCGGGCGGTCGTGATGATCAATGCCCCGCCCTGGCTGTGGTGGCTCTGGCTGCTGCTGGCACTCGCCCTCTTCGGCCTGGGTGTCGTCGCGCTCCTCGACGGCGGGGAGTCGCGTGCCGGTGTCGTGCTCGTGCTGCTGGCGGCGATCTTCGCGATCGGCGGGTGGGCGCGGATGCTCCCGATCCTCTACCGGATGCTGCCCCCCATCGTCATGGCTCCAATCGTGGCCGTGATCGTCGCGGGCGCGGTGCTCGGCGTGCTCGGTCTGCGGGCGGACGACGAGACGTTCGGCGCGATCGCCGCGCTCGTCGCGACCCTCTGGCTGGCGGTGATGGTGCTCGCACCCTGGCTGCTGCTCTGGCGACGAGGCGTGCGGCACCAGCGCGTGCCGACCGGCATCCCGATCCTGATGCTCCTTGCACCGATCGTGATCCTGGTCGTCGGCACGCTGATGTTGATCGCGAACGGCTACACCCGGGACAAGCCCGACGGTGAGCGCGCGACCGCGACGAACGAGCAGGGCACGACCGACGTCACGAGCACGACGACCACGACCACAACCACGACCACGACCACGACCACGACGACCACCGAGGCGCCCGAGGACGCAAGCCCGCCTCAACAGCAACCCACCTACCGAGTGGCGATGTCGGACGGCCGGATGTTTCCCATCTACCGGTTCGACGACGGCAACCAGCAGAGCCTCGGCATCGTGCTCCCCCGCCCCGAGGACGACTGTTGGCTGCTCCAGTACGACGAGGGAATCGCCGATCACGTGGGCACGTGCAGGTTGTCGTTCGTGAACGACGTGGAGCCCGTGCCGGCGTCGATCATCTTCGAGTCCGAAGATCGTGTCGTTGCGTTGCTGCAAGGCACGAACGTGGTCGTCTCGGACGCCCTGACGGCCCAGGGGTTCGCTTTCGACCTCGACGACGAGTTCTTCGTGGAGCTCGACGCCTCCGGCGACACGGTCGAGATCGACGGCGAAACGTTCCGGCGCTGAGCAGTAGGGTGCGCCCATGATCCTCGAATCGCTCGCCGTCGACCCTGCAACGTTCGCCGACGCGACCGGCTGGGAGTCGAAACCGGAAGGTCTGTGCAAGGGCGATCAGTGTGTGCCCGCGCCCGAGGCCGTCACCGCCGACGGCGGCCTCGACGTCACCGTCGTCGCCGATCGGCTCGGAATGGCGATCGTGGAGGACCCCGAGCACGGCCTCGTCGCGCTCGGTCCCGAGAGCGGCGGGCGGGCCCTCACCACCGCGACGGTGCCCGAACTGCCGTTCACCGACGCGGACGGCAACCCGTTCTCGCTCGGTTCGCTCCACGGCCGCAAGGTGCTGCTCGTCGCTTGGGCCTCGTGGTGAGGTTGTCGCCACAGCCTGCCCGGGTGGCAGGCACTCCACGCTGAACTCGAGCCCCGGGGCCTCTCCGTTGTCACGGTCGCCCTCGACCTCGACCCCTCCAAGACCACCGAGTGGATCGCCGCGGCGGCCCCGACGCATCCGTCGCTGCTCGACCCGCACCACCTCGTCGACCAGCACCTCGGCATCAACAACGTGCCGATGGCCGTGTGGATCGACGAGACCGGCACCCTCGTGCGACCGCCCGAGTCGGCGTCGATCGAGCCGTCGCCGTTGCGCGACATGGAGATCACCGACGATCTGCCGGAGCGGATGCAGATGATGCTCGCCGAGGTGAAGAAGCTGCCCGACCTCGCCGAGGACTATCGCGCCGCGATCGTCGACTGGGTCGAGAAGGGCGCCGACAGCCGCTTCGCAATGGCGCCCCACGAGGTGATCGACGCCTCGCAGCCCCGGCCGATCGAACACAGCCGCGCCGCCGCACTCTTCGAGCTCGGCTGCCACCTCCACGACACCGTCGGCAAGGACGCCGCCGTTCCGTTCTGGAAGCAGGCCCACGCCGCGAACCCGGAGAACTGGACCTACAAGCGCCAGGCGTGGACCCTCGAGTCCACGCCGCCCGGCGAGGCGAGCGACATGGCCCAGGAGGTATCGGACACCTACGGCACCACCTGGCTCGACGACGTCATCGCCAACGGCGGCGGCGAGGCGTACGGCATCACCCCGGCGCTCTAGCCCGGCACGGCTGCAGACGTCAGTCGACGGTGACCTCGTCGAGCCGTCCGTTCCCCACGTCGTAGACGAAGCCCCGGATGTGGTCCTTGTGGGCGATGAACGGCGAGTTCAGGAGTCGCTGGATCGACTGCTTCGTGTCCGCGTAGGGGTCCGTGAACGCTTCCACCCGCCAGGGCGGACGGACCCCGATGTCGGACTCGATGTCCGCGGTGAATCCGTCCTCGGTCACTTTCTGCAGACCGCAGTCGGTGTGGTGCACGAGGATGATCTCGCGGGTGCCGAGCGCCCGCTGCGACAGCGTCAGCGAGCGGATGACGTCATCTGTCACGACCCCACCGGCGTTGCGGATCAGGTGGGCGTCGCCGCGGTCGAGACCGAGGATGGGGAACAACGGCATACGCGAGTCCATACAGGCCACGATCGCGACACGACGACCGGGTGACACCGGGAGCCCACGGGGCTCGAACTCCGCAACCCATTCGGCGTTCCGGGCGAGGAAATGGTCGGCGCTCGGTGTGAAGTCGTCGTCGTGCATGGGCGACAGCTTTACCGGACGCACGACCGCGAACGAACATGGGCCATGAACTCTCCCGCGAACACCGGCGTGATGGACGGCATCCGCATCCTCGAAGTGGCCGACCACACGTTCGTTCCCGCTGCCACCGCGATCCTCAGCGACTGGGGCGCGGACGTCATCAAGATCGAACACGCGGTTCGCGGCGACGCCGCCCGCGGCCTCGGACA is a genomic window containing:
- a CDS encoding sulfatase: MNQPNVILINCDDLGYGDLACYGSNLNRTPHLDRLAAEGVRFTDFYASSPVCSPSRAALMTGSYPLRVGFGGKASGGLGGVLFPGWSVGLNPSEITIARALKDAGYATKLVGKWHLGDQPEFLPTNHGFDEYYGIPYSNDMGRQIEGDRVHGLTPEELEDMLRQMGLTEPWVRPPLPLVDANEDVIDVIEAQPDQASLTNRYLEQALRFIRRETSAQTPFFLYLAHMYVHLPIYVQERFKKASQNGDYGAAVECVDWVTGVILAELERLGIDDDTVVVFTSDNGALAVESGGSGSNAPLRGSKGSTWEGGQRVPGIIRWPGTIAPGEAHEVASQMDLYPTLANICGATVPADRIIDGHDLSPRLGLRSGEDEPDDERPFFYFAGPSIEAVRQGRWKLHVRKQGDDTIQLYDLESDIAEATDVADDHPDVVAELTTLIDEARADLGHEIAGIAGPGLRPIGKVDNPVTLTEFDPDHPYFMAEYDLADRG
- a CDS encoding ResA-like WAxxUGC motif-containing protein, producing the protein MILESLAVDPATFADATGWESKPEGLCKGDQCVPAPEAVTADGGLDVTVVADRLGMAIVEDPEHGLVALGPESGGRALTTATVPELPFTDADGNPFSLGSLHGRKVLLVAWASWUGCRHSLPGWQALHAELEPRGLSVVTVALDLDPSKTTEWIAAAAPTHPSLLDPHHLVDQHLGINNVPMAVWIDETGTLVRPPESASIEPSPLRDMEITDDLPERMQMMLAEVKKLPDLAEDYRAAIVDWVEKGADSRFAMAPHEVIDASQPRPIEHSRAAALFELGCHLHDTVGKDAAVPFWKQAHAANPENWTYKRQAWTLESTPPGEASDMAQEVSDTYGTTWLDDVIANGGGEAYGITPAL
- a CDS encoding carbonic anhydrase, coding for MHDDDFTPSADHFLARNAEWVAEFEPRGLPVSPGRRVAIVACMDSRMPLFPILGLDRGDAHLIRNAGGVVTDDVIRSLTLSQRALGTREIILVHHTDCGLQKVTEDGFTADIESDIGVRPPWRVEAFTDPYADTKQSIQRLLNSPFIAHKDHIRGFVYDVGNGRLDEVTVD